The following coding sequences are from one bacterium window:
- a CDS encoding dihydrodipicolinate synthase family protein, with protein MDTIIPERARLTGVWSAAPTPLTDNMTVNTDDVKRMVDHHLSLGVNGLFLAGSNGEGPWLPDHERRILVRTVVKHVAGKLVIAVQVTDNSMARVLDNSRMAAEDGADIAVIAPPNFFMNATPANLTNHYIGAIRRSPLPVGIYDRGSFGPVSVPATVLKKVYLEKNVIMIKDSSLDPEHTRTALAARKKRPELSLLSGYEFDCVKYLEMGYDGLLLGGGVFNGHLAGRILEAVRAGDIKQAQRIQRKMNRIMYAIYGGRNISCWLSGEKKLLVDMGIFSTWRNFPNYPLTPSCIRVIGRILKEERDVLFPEKGVLGR; from the coding sequence ATGGATACCATCATACCCGAGAGGGCACGGCTGACCGGCGTCTGGTCTGCAGCGCCCACGCCCCTGACCGATAACATGACAGTCAATACCGACGATGTAAAACGCATGGTCGACCACCATCTCAGCCTCGGAGTCAACGGCCTTTTCCTCGCAGGGAGTAACGGCGAAGGCCCATGGCTCCCCGATCACGAGCGCAGGATACTTGTTCGTACGGTAGTGAAGCATGTCGCGGGAAAGCTCGTTATCGCAGTACAGGTCACCGACAATTCCATGGCCCGTGTGCTCGATAATTCCCGCATGGCAGCCGAGGACGGCGCCGATATTGCGGTTATCGCGCCGCCGAATTTTTTCATGAACGCAACGCCCGCGAACCTGACAAACCATTACATCGGGGCAATCCGCCGGAGTCCGCTTCCTGTCGGCATTTACGACCGCGGCAGCTTCGGTCCGGTTTCTGTTCCGGCGACTGTGCTGAAGAAGGTATATCTCGAAAAGAACGTTATCATGATCAAGGACAGTTCTCTCGATCCCGAACACACCCGTACAGCCCTTGCAGCCCGTAAAAAGCGGCCTGAGCTCAGCCTCCTGTCAGGGTACGAATTCGATTGTGTCAAGTATCTCGAGATGGGCTATGACGGGCTTCTTCTCGGCGGCGGTGTTTTCAACGGCCACCTTGCAGGCAGAATTCTCGAAGCGGTGCGTGCCGGCGACATCAAACAGGCACAGCGTATCCAGAGAAAGATGAACCGTATCATGTACGCCATCTACGGCGGCAGAAATATCTCATGCTGGCTCTCGGGTGAAAAGAAGCTTCTCGTGGACATGGGAATCTTCAGCACATGGAGAAATTTCCCGAATTACCCCCTCACTCCGTCATGCATCCGGGTAATCGGGCGGATTCTGAAAGAGGAGAGAGACGTGCTGTTTCCGGAGAAAGGGGTTCTGGGGCGATGA
- a CDS encoding DegT/DnrJ/EryC1/StrS family aminotransferase, with protein MSEKLAISGGKPLLKRSDYKNWPIITHDDRRFINEVLDSGIVAGGTAPQVVALQKEWAEFTGSKYCLTTASGTAALHMALAAVGVGPGDEVIVPAYTFLATASSALHQMAIPVFVDIDPRTYTMDPSLLEAAITGRTKAIIPVHIQGCPADMDPILKIARRHNLFVIEDACQAHGAMYKGRMCGTMGHAGAFSLNNLKNLCGGEGGLYVTDDPDLLKKGDLVRYFGDEADERTLRQKYNASILGYMYRNQELPAALARGQLKHLNELNDARIRNAGYLTHALSTIPGVIPPYCPPDCRHVYWFYAVRFDPETAGVDIEPRRFRIAVEKALHMEGVMVGQWQVMPVPEQDIFRSMIGYGNRYPWAINEAKGITYRYSGDDYPVAKNLCDTYTNIHGFTPPNGTDLLEKIIEGFRKVFGNLDEVAAHADDDITPGFDGGLYGVG; from the coding sequence GTGAGCGAAAAACTGGCTATCAGCGGCGGAAAACCGCTTCTGAAACGCTCCGATTATAAAAACTGGCCCATCATTACCCATGACGACCGTCGGTTCATCAACGAGGTTCTCGACAGCGGCATAGTCGCCGGAGGAACAGCGCCGCAGGTCGTCGCGCTCCAGAAAGAATGGGCGGAATTCACGGGATCGAAATACTGTCTTACCACAGCGAGCGGAACCGCAGCCCTTCACATGGCTCTTGCGGCGGTCGGCGTCGGCCCGGGCGACGAGGTAATTGTCCCGGCATACACTTTCCTCGCAACAGCATCGAGCGCTCTCCACCAGATGGCGATACCCGTGTTCGTGGACATCGACCCAAGAACCTACACCATGGACCCCTCGCTGCTCGAAGCCGCCATCACCGGGCGTACGAAAGCAATCATCCCCGTCCACATCCAGGGATGTCCCGCCGATATGGATCCGATTCTTAAAATCGCCCGCAGGCACAACCTGTTCGTCATCGAAGACGCCTGCCAGGCTCACGGCGCCATGTACAAGGGCAGAATGTGCGGCACCATGGGACATGCCGGGGCATTCAGTCTCAACAACCTCAAGAACCTCTGCGGCGGCGAAGGCGGACTCTATGTCACCGACGATCCCGACCTGCTCAAAAAGGGCGACCTTGTCCGGTACTTCGGGGACGAGGCCGACGAACGGACCCTCAGGCAGAAATACAACGCCTCAATTCTCGGTTACATGTACCGTAACCAGGAGCTCCCGGCGGCGCTTGCGCGGGGGCAGCTGAAACACCTCAACGAGCTCAACGATGCCCGTATTCGAAACGCCGGATACCTGACCCATGCGTTGAGTACGATTCCGGGTGTTATCCCGCCGTACTGCCCGCCGGACTGCCGGCATGTCTACTGGTTCTACGCCGTCCGTTTCGACCCGGAAACGGCAGGAGTGGACATCGAGCCCCGGAGATTCAGAATCGCTGTCGAAAAGGCCCTTCACATGGAGGGTGTCATGGTCGGACAGTGGCAGGTTATGCCGGTTCCCGAACAGGATATTTTCAGGAGCATGATCGGGTACGGAAACCGGTATCCCTGGGCGATCAACGAGGCGAAAGGCATCACATACCGGTACAGCGGCGACGATTACCCGGTGGCGAAGAATCTCTGTGACACCTATACCAATATCCACGGCTTTACACCTCCGAACGGCACCGACCTTCTTGAGAAGATCATCGAAGGATTCCGGAAGGTTTTCGGTAACCTCGACGAGGTGGCAGCCCATGCGGATGACGATATAACTCCGGGCTTCGACGGCGGGCTTTATGGTGTGGGATAA
- a CDS encoding sodium/solute symporter (Members of the Solute:Sodium Symporter (SSS), TC 2.A.21 as described in tcdb.org, catalyze solute:Na+ symport. Known solutes for members of the family include sugars, amino acids, nucleosides, inositols, vitamins, urea or anions, depending on the system.): protein MPRSSLAGDDEQSRERRERCVTILREELAADGAFWVNVHAAEALIGNVYPEGVEERISALSGKPGSSIVGISRVMARLKRKNAVLYQNYVNTIRDEFLNPGSPNRIGALESLGKLGYSERLPEIVRLADEGGSDIRGFARWVLANSGSAGDEAYLAELLSSGEQKDYFYASYALRFMSTIRPETLALLESCARRLSHDAPYRAYVASALFVHAPPEGRAEARSDLVSYAEGQKTDRYEVCEALAVRGDTSDIPFLETLLTDPEPDVRVGAANAILRIERREFRGLRWPDWGVIVLYGCAMLGIGLYFSKRQKTTDEYLVGSRQVNSFVAGISLFASFLSTISYLAIAGEIIKHGPLVFLIHIASFPVVYFITAYFFIPFFMKLPITSAYEIIEKPLGKGVRIMGSFIFLLTRFVWMALLIYLTSKALVVMLNWDERYIPLISIAGGIITVIYSTIGGLRAVLATDVTQFFILLLGAVLTVVIVTVRMGGAGAWIPTEWAPNWDRLVFFSFDPYIRLTIFFTILHIIAWWVSTAGSDQMAIQRFVATRNVKAARRTFLFTMISEKTLIFILICVGFSLLSFYRANPHYIPDGKDLITDADFLFPNFIANYMPIGISGLVIAAIFSAAMSSLSSGINSTAAVITTDIIPWLTKKAGTDFDHLRLAKLSSLVVGVLVVAISSIMGKVPGNINEVTAKTNGLFISPLFNLFCMALFVPFATPFGTVMGSIYSFAFACVVAFWDVMTGRPGITFLWIGPGSLAVGICTSLLFSLIPVKGKGLYAYIFWSVILLAPILTFYGVLWFI, encoded by the coding sequence ATGCCCCGTTCTTCGCTGGCGGGCGATGACGAGCAGTCCAGGGAACGCCGCGAGCGCTGTGTTACCATTCTCCGCGAGGAACTTGCGGCCGATGGCGCTTTCTGGGTGAATGTGCATGCAGCCGAGGCGCTCATCGGAAATGTCTATCCCGAGGGAGTCGAAGAGCGCATATCGGCGCTTTCCGGAAAACCCGGATCGAGCATTGTCGGCATCTCGCGGGTTATGGCGAGACTGAAGCGGAAAAACGCCGTCCTCTATCAGAACTATGTCAACACCATCCGCGACGAGTTTCTCAATCCCGGTTCGCCGAACAGAATCGGCGCTCTTGAAAGCCTCGGAAAGCTCGGGTACAGTGAACGTCTTCCCGAAATAGTACGCCTTGCGGACGAAGGCGGAAGCGATATCAGGGGATTCGCGCGGTGGGTGCTTGCCAACTCCGGCAGCGCGGGCGACGAAGCGTATCTCGCCGAACTGCTCTCCTCCGGGGAACAGAAGGATTACTTCTATGCATCATACGCCCTCCGCTTCATGAGCACTATACGGCCGGAAACGCTCGCCCTTCTCGAATCGTGCGCCAGGAGGCTGAGCCACGATGCGCCGTACCGCGCCTATGTGGCGAGCGCGCTCTTTGTCCATGCGCCGCCGGAAGGGAGAGCGGAAGCCCGATCCGACCTTGTATCCTATGCGGAAGGCCAAAAAACCGACAGGTACGAAGTCTGTGAAGCGCTCGCCGTGCGGGGAGATACATCCGATATTCCGTTTCTCGAAACACTGCTGACTGATCCCGAACCTGATGTCAGGGTCGGCGCCGCCAATGCCATTCTCAGGATAGAGCGCCGTGAGTTCCGCGGATTGCGGTGGCCGGACTGGGGCGTAATTGTGCTCTACGGGTGCGCCATGCTCGGTATCGGTCTGTATTTTTCAAAGAGGCAGAAAACAACGGACGAGTACCTTGTCGGGAGCAGGCAGGTGAACTCGTTCGTGGCGGGAATATCGCTCTTCGCCTCGTTTTTAAGCACCATTTCCTATCTTGCCATTGCCGGGGAGATCATCAAGCACGGCCCGCTCGTATTTCTCATTCATATCGCATCCTTCCCTGTTGTTTACTTCATAACCGCCTATTTTTTCATACCGTTTTTCATGAAGCTCCCTATCACGAGCGCGTATGAAATCATCGAGAAACCGCTCGGCAAGGGTGTGCGGATCATGGGGTCGTTTATCTTCCTGCTCACCCGGTTCGTGTGGATGGCGCTCCTGATCTATCTGACATCGAAGGCGCTCGTGGTTATGCTCAATTGGGATGAACGGTATATACCGCTTATTTCCATCGCGGGTGGAATAATAACGGTTATCTACTCGACCATCGGAGGCCTTCGGGCGGTTCTCGCGACAGATGTGACGCAGTTTTTCATACTTCTGCTCGGAGCGGTCCTCACGGTTGTCATCGTCACCGTGCGGATGGGTGGCGCAGGCGCATGGATTCCCACCGAATGGGCGCCAAACTGGGACAGGCTTGTCTTCTTCAGCTTCGATCCCTATATAAGACTCACCATATTTTTCACCATTCTCCATATAATCGCATGGTGGGTGAGCACCGCGGGTTCGGATCAGATGGCGATTCAGCGTTTTGTGGCGACAAGAAATGTCAAAGCTGCCCGCAGGACGTTTCTCTTTACAATGATCAGTGAAAAAACGCTCATTTTTATTCTCATATGCGTCGGATTTTCACTTCTGAGCTTTTACCGGGCGAACCCCCATTATATTCCCGACGGGAAGGACCTGATCACCGACGCCGATTTCCTGTTCCCTAATTTCATCGCGAATTACATGCCCATCGGGATTTCGGGACTCGTTATCGCGGCCATCTTTTCCGCGGCCATGTCGAGCCTCTCATCGGGAATCAACTCGACCGCGGCGGTCATTACAACGGATATCATTCCGTGGCTGACAAAAAAGGCAGGTACAGATTTCGATCATCTCCGGCTGGCCAAGCTGAGCAGCCTAGTCGTGGGTGTGCTCGTTGTCGCCATAAGCTCGATCATGGGAAAGGTTCCGGGAAATATCAATGAAGTGACCGCAAAAACGAACGGCCTGTTCATCTCGCCGCTCTTCAACCTGTTCTGCATGGCGCTCTTTGTCCCATTCGCCACACCGTTCGGAACTGTTATGGGGAGCATTTACAGCTTCGCTTTCGCCTGCGTCGTCGCGTTCTGGGATGTGATGACCGGACGGCCCGGCATAACCTTCCTCTGGATCGGTCCCGGCTCGCTTGCTGTAGGGATTTGCACAAGCCTCCTTTTCAGCCTCATCCCCGTAAAGGGCAAAGGACTCTATGCATACATCTTCTGGAGTGTTATATTACTTGCGCCGATACTTACATTCTATGGCGTGTTGTGGTTTATATAA
- a CDS encoding alcohol dehydrogenase catalytic domain-containing protein, with protein sequence MKSRGLYGKKYLDIEERMIGIGPPDEDHVVVRVRACGVCGTDINFVRDWEEGYMPLGHEISAEVVEAGKNALRHVKPGDTVIVEDCSMCGVCKDCKSGHPEFCRNMYTMENQPGMGEYMSVRYNSLDKYEGLDHVSACLTEPLAVSLTSVINAQIPPGGSVVVLGPGPLGLMSARVARLRGAGFVAITGLSADSERERARLRLAERFGCDLVIETEKQDIGEEIKKRFPDGVDRVIVSSPPESIRDALRIIRFGGIITFYGLHFGGKSAITIDINDLIFRKISLIPTFAEPAINFPVSNRLLRDGLVDAKALVTHTFGFGDAPKIMKAVIDGTEPVIKAVMLPHG encoded by the coding sequence ATGAAAAGCAGAGGACTGTACGGTAAAAAATACCTCGATATCGAGGAGCGGATGATCGGGATCGGCCCGCCCGATGAGGATCATGTCGTTGTCCGTGTCCGGGCATGCGGTGTGTGCGGCACCGACATCAATTTCGTGCGTGACTGGGAAGAAGGATATATGCCGCTCGGGCACGAAATCTCCGCAGAGGTTGTCGAAGCAGGGAAAAACGCGCTCCGCCATGTAAAACCGGGCGATACGGTCATCGTGGAAGACTGTTCCATGTGCGGAGTCTGCAAGGATTGCAAGAGCGGGCATCCAGAATTCTGCCGGAACATGTACACCATGGAAAACCAGCCAGGTATGGGTGAGTACATGTCAGTACGGTACAACAGTCTCGACAAATACGAAGGGCTTGATCATGTATCCGCCTGTCTCACCGAACCGCTCGCGGTTTCGCTCACCTCGGTTATCAACGCGCAGATACCTCCCGGCGGAAGCGTAGTCGTGCTCGGTCCAGGCCCGCTCGGTCTCATGTCGGCCCGTGTGGCGCGTCTCCGTGGCGCAGGATTTGTGGCCATAACAGGACTGTCCGCCGACAGCGAACGTGAACGCGCCCGTCTCCGTCTCGCCGAGCGGTTCGGCTGCGACCTCGTCATCGAGACTGAAAAACAGGATATCGGCGAGGAGATAAAAAAACGGTTTCCCGACGGAGTCGACCGTGTCATCGTTTCATCGCCGCCCGAGAGTATCCGCGATGCTTTGAGGATCATCCGGTTTGGCGGCATCATTACGTTTTACGGTCTCCATTTCGGTGGAAAGAGCGCCATTACTATCGATATAAACGATCTGATTTTCAGGAAGATAAGCCTGATTCCCACCTTTGCTGAACCGGCGATCAATTTCCCGGTCTCGAACAGGCTTCTGAGGGACGGTCTTGTCGATGCGAAGGCGCTTGTTACCCATACATTCGGGTTCGGCGACGCTCCGAAAATCATGAAGGCGGTCATCGACGGCACCGAGCCGGTAATCAAGGCGGTCATGCTCCCTCATGGATAA